Below is a window of Thunnus maccoyii chromosome 16, fThuMac1.1, whole genome shotgun sequence DNA.
GTTGGACAGCTTTGGAAACGCCCCCACCTATCTGACATTGGAACTGGGGCTTCACCACGCTATGATGTGCAACTGGTTAGAACAGGTATAAACATTTTTGCCTTCTGATACTGTCAGACAACATGTCCTGGTTAAAGCAAAAGACACTAACTTTCAGATAGATTTATGCTGCCATACAGTGCATCTGATACATCACAGCTTCCATATTTTTGCAGCTTGGTCTACAAAACTGATAAAATTATGTTACTGAGGTGTCCTGGTAGCCTAGGGGTCTAAAAGTCAGGTAATGCTCGAAAAGAACTAGTTTTACAAGGTGACGTCAGACCACTTCAGAAGGCAAAAATGTTAATAGTTGTTCTGAATTGCCACATTCTAAGGTGAGGTGAAAAGCCAGCTGTCATAGAGAGGGGTGAAACGcaataattgttttaaaaaaatgctgattttgcCAGTCAAACTAATTTCTATGAGGACCAACATGATTGCACGCATGTTTAAATTGATGTTTCTAAAACAATTCTACCAAAAACTGCATCTCAAGGAGAAACTAAGGTATCTGTTGGTAAATGCCTTATGACTCATTAACAATACACATAATGAAAGCCGGGACTATCTAAGAGATTAGCTGCAATACTAGAACAGAATTGATAAATAGCCCATAGATCAAAGATTTTACTGGATATGGCTTAGCCATTTAGTTGTCCATTTAACCTATGCTGGTGAATTCACCAGCCCAATACAATTTGACATGTGCATCAATGCTACCTATAGCATATTAAAATGTCTGAGCTGCACTTATGTTATATGCATAGGTCTTGCATAGGATTAGTATATGTCATGTATGTAAGGCCTAATAAAGAGGAATGGTCCcacaaaaaaactgacaaatgttgataagaaaaaaaaaaaaacaaaacagcaggcATTCAGTTGAACAAAACTGACCCCAAAAGGTCAGTTTCAGAAGGCCGAccttcattttcttgtgtttttagagAATCACTGTCCCAAAGGAGGCCTGTAATCAGGAAAGAAGAGACTGCTTGTTGGCCAAGTCAAAACCTGTTCAACCAGTTCAAAACctgtatattttttcttaacTACTAAAGACACAGCTCAGTTTTAACGTGTGTGACACACCCATTTAGCAACGGAGAaagcatttctttttctcacatcACACTTTTTCATTAGGTTCAGATATTTAAAATCCCACACATTATGGGGAAGAATGGATGCACTTGGCCTCaagtttctaaaaaaaaaaaaaaaaaaagcagagacacCCAATACTGCCCAGGAAAACAATTACTGGCTTCCAGGACCAACTTGTCAACTGACACACCACCCACTATTCAATGCAAATGCTGCCCTAGGTTTTACCAAGAGATCCATCAGGGACATCTCACCTGGTAGTCTTTCCTTGTGACATGTGGGACATCCATGTTATGTGTAGATGGGCAGATATCTTCATACTTCTTCTGGGTAAAGATGTCAAGTCCAGTAAGGTGAACCTGGGAAAACACTGTTACTGATTAAATCTGACCACAGGCAAGTAAGCATTGCTGGTTACTTGTAAAACTGGAAAATGTCAGGCTAAATCACAAAAATGCCTTAAGCTCTGCATTCCAAAGGATGCATGAGGACGTTTTTTACCTTAGCATGCCCATGCTTGCCAGTCTTAGAGGTAGTCATTTCAACGATCTTACAGGGACGTCCTTTCAGCATGACAAAGCCGTTCTTCCTCAGTGCAGAGCACTGCATGGGGAATGTTGAAGAGGCCCCAGAGTCCGCGGTGGTGAAATCATCATCTGCCATGATGGGCCACGGACTGATCTATGTCACCCAGATgagcaaaagaaaacaagaatatGTGACGATAGTAGCATTACCTACAAGGATGCTTGGTATTAAGAAACAATACTCTGAATATGAAGGTGCAAATTCCCAGGACTAAATGAGCACATATTTGTATCACTAATTATTGAACATAGGTTCCCCTACAGTTGTTAGAAACAGAATGGTGCTGAACACCTTGTATCCCAGAGAGGCTGTGCTTCAATCCTTTCTCTAAAAGCAAGTCAACAGTGGTTAAGGCTGCAACTGCTTTAAAAAGCAATGACACGAGATCAACTAACGTTACTATTAGCTTTGCTACACATGAGTCGACGTTAAACTATATCTTTCCACGTTAATGATGATACAATCCAATTTCGATCCAACTTTAAAATTCATTAGTCACTCTTGTATAAAAACAATTGTCCAGGATGGTGCAAACGTATCTCACTGGGCAAGTAGCTGGAAAGCGAAGAGCTGGCGATAGTTGCTAACATGACAAATTTGATTGCGGCCCGTGTTACTGCCTTGTCAAAAATTTAGCATGACGACACTACCCGGGTAAAATCACGAACGAGTCCTACATGTTAGCTACCTGCTTAGTTTCTTTGCCTTCAGAAAAGCGATGTAAACAATGGCTCAATATAGCGTTAAAGTGGCTTCACAGCTAGAAGTTAGGGTAGAAAGCAAGCAAACACCATTAACTAGCCATGTTACGTGGCAGCTGGGCCAGATGCATCTTACCCGGTGGCTTAAAAATAGTTAGGTGGCTTCAGGTTCCCACTCCGTTAAGTGCCTGTCATGGTTAGCCAAGTTAGCTCGACCCACACCCATTGACACTTGACTGACGGTGCtgttgctaacgttagcttaagtGCTGTGCTAGCTTCTGTCTCACCGAACCTCGTCTCACTTCTGCTCAGTTAACGTTACTGATTAACTACCGAGGCGACGAATGCCTCCACATTTGGTAAGGCGTCAGTACACCACAAAGCAATACGTTACTATGAATAATGGTACAAAAAATGTTACTTATACGCCCCTACGTTTGGCTTACCTTGTGTCTTGCTTACAccgaaaaagaaaaatcacttcGCATGCGTAAAAGCTTCTGTACCGCAGGAGGAGCAGAGAGCGCAGGTGTGGGCTCCGGTGACGAGGGGGGTTGGAGAGGGGTTATGGGACGACTCATGCACACTTGTCCACTACTGTACTTTTACACTGTATTTTTCGTTCGTACTTTGTAGTGTTGTCAATGAAATACTGACGTACAGACTTACTAAAAGTACAGTTATGACGGGCAGGATTACATTACTGTGATCTTTAAAGACAGCGGcagaaaagtagaaatactgtagTCTAAAAATACTCCAGTACAAGTAATAGTcatgaattcaaaatgttattaatgttattattaaatgttattaagttAAAGTACAGACTCATTattagcaaaatgtacttaaagtatcaaaagtaaaattaaaacaaaagtatGCAGACTGGCTTCTTGTGTTTCATGGTAATAGTGctgcatcatattatataagTGTAGCATATGttttttgataataataataatacaatttatttatattgcacatTTTTAGTGTGTTTAGAGCTAAAAGTgcataatgattttttttaaagagaataGAGCAcacaatttaaacaacagttagaatgttttttttgcaaaaatctTGATCTAAAAAGTAACTACAGTAGGTAGTAACTATAAAtggcaaataaatgtagtggagtaaaaagtacaatatttccctctgaaatgtagtggagtctCATAGCTAACTATAATAGGCATTTTTGGGGGGTCtgcttatttgtttgtttttgaccCTCTTGGTGAGGgggctgctttgtgtttgtctgtatcATGATTTATAATGACTAATAGACTCAGGGCGTTTTTttgtaatatcacaaaaacGGCCCACCATCTTGCatttatgataaaataatttgGATTTCAAACTTTTCATGATGTCTTCATTATCTGTTTGTCAATTTTTGAGATGGAATTAAGTTTACTTTATACAGAAAGATACAGACAAGCATTTCATTCTCAAAGCTTATTCTTATATATGCAATCAGATCACAAAACAGCTGtgacagaaaatgcaaatgGAACAGTGATTAATAATGGTAGGCTACtatattgtattgtaatgttgcaaaatactgtatcttgagagagagatttaaatagtggttatcatttgatgtatttcttgtatatattaCATACAAATGTGGTTCTCAAGCAGAGTGTCATTCAACACCTGTTCTATATCATCAACATGTGTCTATTTTAAATTTAGCTCCTTGCTGTGTAAAATGAGGTAGCttactgtgtgtatgttattCAGCCTCATGTAGTTTAGCGTTATGTAGTTTTCTATGTCTCTTTAATGTGTTGAATTGACAAGCTTTATAGGACAGAGTTGTTTGTTCTTTGACTAAATGTGATAGAAATGTCCATATCTGTGTGCTGTCGTTCTGGCATATACGGTTGAGAAGAAATCTTACTCCTAGACTAGATAGGCTCTTTACccttgtttctatctgagggttgttaACTAACCTTTAGGGTTAGCTATGGGTATTTTTGAGTTTGTACAGGGGTACTTAAGAACTGGCTGAGTATCAAGTCGCCAGACAGAGAAAAGGTAATTCTAGGTGgtatgctctctctctcagaaatatgatgcattgtgcttctgattgtattatttcatTACTTTGTTGATTACATTGTTTCaaaacctgacaatgctctctttgtgtgtttattgagtgatcaagCAATTCTCCACTACAACCTCTTTAAAGGGGTTCTTGTTTTTACGGTTGAAGATGATGAGGTGCTGCGAGTTTcctgtgtttccaggtgtgtgtTAAATGATGGCTGTTTAGCTCAGAgcaaaaatgttgtgtttactggGAAGAGCTGACACAGCCAACTTGTAATTTATCTTATTTTCGTTCTGGTGCGTTTCTGAGGGATGTATGAGAACATTTCTTTGGGTAAATGGACCTGTctgaaaaaacagtaaattttcTCTAGTGTCAGTTAAACTTTTGTCACCACCTGTTTGCTTTCTGCTCTCCCTCATTGTGGATTTTAGGCACTCATTATTATTCCAAACAGAGTGTTTTTTATAATCTTGCAACATGTCTGGAGGTGATCTTCAAtgattatacagtatttcaaaacagaaaatggtAATTCCACAGATTAATAACATCAATATGAGGTAACCAAATGTGTCACAAATGAGTACAACAGAGACTTGTAGTAATATCTTGGCTCACTAATTCcacagttatatttttattgataaCCAAGCAGTCACAATACTGAAATAAAAGATTATATTTCAATTAGGGATGGGGTTCGACTATTGACTTCAGTACACAGTAGGATTCAGAAATCTGAATCTTTTTGAAACACTACAGTGTTCAGTGACATCCTAATGTTCACAACCTGTACCTAAAACCTAAGATTGAGAAGATCAGTGtaatatattaaatgttaattaagtATCTGACACGTTCAATTATCAGCTGTAAGCTGAAACAATACTCCATACAAGATGCTATGCTAGCAGCTTTGTGAGGCAGTATGGGCTTAGAGCTAAATGATAgatgttaaacctgcagtgttttgtctcccccttctggcagtgagagtaagTGAGCAAGTTAGCAGGGGTAAACCAGAAGccaatttttttcccccagtatggcaaagtcatgacctgccctattctgcctctgattggctagtagtCATTCCCTTCATTGGTTgtgttggttaggtttaggcatgaggagtgagattggttagggttagggtaagccaatcagaggcagagtagggcaggtcatgacatcaccatcatgggaaaaaaaatattgcaaacCAGAAGTTAACCGGCTCGGCCGGTGGAAGTCTCtggtgcgcatgctctatgTATGCACTTCAGCTCTGGCAAACCAATCATTGCTAGTTGacataaaatgcatcactaccGGTGCATCAGTGCGGGAAAGTCGCCACAGACACTTGATTTAAAAACtttgtatactgtgaaatatttgacatttatctggcggtgataagctcattcattttatttattttttatttgtttatttgttagggACAGGATGTTGAATGAACATcagtataaaatacaagatGTAAACATGTCGGAGTTAGCAAAAAATGCTTATTTACATCTGTAGTCCCTAGGCAGGTaaccaaaacagaaacatgcaaatacaaatatacaaatacagtagaaaaagacaaaaaagactGTACACAGGTCTGGTTAAAAGTGATCACAGGTCCGGTTTGCTTTGAGCCGTTGTTTGAAATGAGTCTTAAAAGTGGGATATGTGGAGTACTCCCTTATTGAAAGAGGTAGGCCATTCCAATATTTACTCCCCTTTACTGACAGTGCAGTATGTCCAAATGTAGCGCGTCTATGGCACCATACAGTCCCCTCCCCTTCAGTGGTGGCCCTGGTGCTATTGCCACTGTCAGCCCTTTGTTAAATGAATTCATTTAAAGGAGACGAGGTGGGGCAAGTCAATGCAAAGCCTTATACATgaaaaaagcatatttaaaatttttaaagtTTCCAAATGATAGTTTCCAAATGATAGTTTTCCAGGATGTTACAATGATGGAAtaagggtgttttttttaaatcaagaacTTTTATGGCTTTCTTGAAGAGTAATTCTGTTAGTTTAAGTATTGTTACACCTGTAAGTGATCAGTTAGTAAAACAGTACTctatgtgtgaaaaaaacacacctttttCACATGACTTACAAAGTCATGTGAAATAGGGAGTCCAGTGTGACTCCAAGATACTAGTACTCATTTACAATGTCAAGCTCCTCGCCTCTCAGGAACACTTATCTAATAACGGAAACACGATAttgcaatgttgttttttaggtagcacacacacatatttatgttATGAAAAAATACTGTCATGTTTTCTTGATAGATTCTGTCTGTAATTCACCAAGTAATTAGTGTAATACTACAAGGACataaacatagaaacacacaccacacacaagATGGACAGGtccatgcacaaacacaaatagactacacaaatacacaactgTTGTCTCAAGCATCTGTAGCTGTTTTGAGCTGCTGCAGTTCAGTACCATCTTTGGGGGTCGCTGCCTCTGTGTTTTTTCGTCCCTTCTTGAAGCCAGCAGCAATCTCCTTGAATGTTTTACCCTTGGTCTCAGGGACCCGGAGATAAACAAAGATAGTGGAGCAAAAAAGAATCACAGCAAACAGGATGAACACATAACTGTCCAACCAAtcctgaaaaatgaaaagtaaaaaggcAAATCAGGAGGGACAGTGTGTCTGATGTTGTGTGAATGAAGCAAAGGCACATGTCAACCCACATGCAAGTTGTGTTGCACaagcatacagtacatattgtgTCCCTTCTGCCTACCTGTATATATGGAAATGTCATGCCTATGATGAAGTTGCTGGTCCAGTTGCAGCAGCCAGCAAGAGCGATGGCTGCCGGTCGAGGTCCCTGGCTGAACAGTTCAGCCACTATGAACCATGGAATAGGACCAGGACCAATCTCAAAGAAACTCACGAAAATGAAGATAGCCGACATGCTGACATAGCTCATCCATGAGTAGTCATTCTGAAAGAGAGAGTACATCAGTGCATCACACTGAGCTCAAAACATGTTGCACGCCCATCTGCATGCTGTCAAGACACTTTAATGTccattttggacattttgaaCTTTTGAcagaatgaactttcatgctcaAAGGATGTAAACAAATGTAGGGGATTGTGGTACATGATGACAACTGAACTaactccatgacaactgagaaaaTCTTCAGAAAAAGCTACTGTAGTAAGTATCTTcagctttcttttgttttcttgcaaGAATGATCTTTCACACTAATGCTAAACTGCCACACATATTTTAGTGTGAGCAACACAACATTGGGCGCATTTAGAAAGAATGAACCAACAAAAATACAGGTTGTAGAGAACAAAGTAAATGATTGCAGAAAAAGTTTACCTTAAATGAACAATTCTTGGCTGGGAGAAGTAACTTCCTGAGTCCCCATGAGGTTGCTAGGCAACCAGTGGAGATTGCAGGAAGTCACTGGTCCCGGCCAAGAAAGCACATAATGTCCCATAACATTGCAATGTGCCAGTTTTACACATTGGTTTTGGTACGGATTgaataaacaagatataacatgttgcTGAGCTTAGGTACGTATTGTCGgatttgttacctttggacagagccaagctagcagatttcccctgtttccagtctttatgctgagCTA
It encodes the following:
- the eif5a2 gene encoding eukaryotic translation initiation factor 5A-2, whose product is MADDDFTTADSGASSTFPMQCSALRKNGFVMLKGRPCKIVEMTTSKTGKHGHAKVHLTGLDIFTQKKYEDICPSTHNMDVPHVTRKDYQVIGVSEGFLTLMDDGGETREDLRVPPGDLGKEIEKKFDDEEQFVATVLRALDEEQVVGTKVLT